From a region of the Sesamum indicum cultivar Zhongzhi No. 13 linkage group LG3, S_indicum_v1.0, whole genome shotgun sequence genome:
- the LOC105157689 gene encoding uncharacterized protein LOC105157689, which produces MPKNTDATKSRMRSKSTRKPLRDVSNAKTAFKSANICKKTEENGGKTGDDSLDRLLLAHSDLSSLLRQIDELVVQAIQLTSNKGRKEIKQFADVLSDMQTSLKPWVPRFQKALSSQCTGPENKPQLMESTVVYASEESISDVTESPKQTKWESLVSPSPLVSWRAECNTEGGRQLFLLTPLPQTKAFSSKCQASSIPAFDKVKSDGIPHPVSFFDSLGNLGNDLPESISAKPTRKKVLDIEANKAVGNLDTKCASPGNYSKINCDMFITTPCLKMSPPKSCILLEPVSEFSRKKNQGVHKSTPYPTGVHNPSESLDSESSSNQTSDDLKVKYPELFGIKLNNLVNRKVPEDSPNWIVSPPKTCVIMEPSDEKLLTNLDGNILLPETMTVHSQPNDLSTVNKSHYQGNSGIAVKTHQQDISSALVLDESTPMIKEPISSFRIGKPPGENTLKKELWTKFEAATTHSIRFNGSVLQKTAEKGFLDRLDEASDDSVSLVKF; this is translated from the exons ATGCCGAAGAACACCGATGCAACGAAATCGAGAATGAGGTCGAAATCGACGAGGAAGCCACTCCGGGACGTTTCGAATGCCAAAACTGCATTCAAGTCTGCCAATATTTGCAAGAAAACCGAAGAAAACGGGGGAAAGACGGGAGACGATTCACTCGATCGCCTCCTCCTCGCGCACTCCGATCTCTCCTCCCTCTTACGGCAG ATTGATGAACTTGTTGTCCAAGCAATCCAGTTGACGAGCAATAAAGGGAGGAAGGAAATTAAACAATTTGCAGATGTCTTGTCTGATATGCAAACTTCCTTGAAG CCATGGGTTCCCAGATTTCAAAAGGCACTTTCCAGTCAATGTACGGGGCCTGAGAATAAGCCACAATTAATGGAAAGCACTGTAGTTTATGCATCTGAAGAAAGTATAAGTGATGTCACTGAAAGCCCCAAACAAACCAAGTGGGAGTCACTCGTCTCTCCATCACCCCTGGTCTCCTGGCGCGCTGAATGCAATACAGAAGGTGGTAGGCAATTGTTTCTACTCACACCACTGCCTCAAACAAAGGCATTTTCGTCCAAATGTCAGGCATCATCCATCCCTGCATTTGACAAGGTTAAATCTGATGGTATCCCCCATCCAGTATCTTTTTTCGATTCACTTGGAAACTTAGGTAATGATCTGCCGGAAAGCATATCAGCAAAGCCAACTCGAAAAAAGGTTTTGGATATAGAGGCGAACAAAGCTGTCGGCAATCTCGATACCAAGTGTGCTTCTCCAGGAAACTATTCGAAAATAAATTGCGATATGTTTATCACGACTCCATGCTTGAAAATGTCACCACCTAAGTCTTGCATATTGCTTGAGCCAGTTTCTGAGTTCTCCAGGAAGAAAAATCAGGGGGTTCATAAATCCACACCTTATCCTACTGGAGTTCACAATCCCAGCGAGTCCCTAGATTCTGAATCTTCCAGCAATCAAACTTCAGATGATCTAAAGGTGAAGTATCCGGAGCTTTTTGGAATAAAACTAAACAATTTAGTAAACAGAAAGGTACCAGAAGATTCACCAAATTGGATTGTTTCACCTCCAAAGACCTGTGTTATAATGGAGCCGTCTGATGAGAAATTGCTGACTAATCTTGATGGTAATATCTTGCTACCGGAAACCATGACAGTCCATAGCCAGCCAAACGATTTGTCCACAGTGAACAAAAGCCATTATCAAGGCAACTCTGGCATAGCTGTGAAAACTCACCAGCAAG ATATTAGCAGTGCACTTGTTCTAGATGAAAGCACTCCTATGATTAAAGAGCCTATTAGCAGTTTCCGAATAGGAAAACCTCCAGGGGAGAACACCTTAAAGAAGGAACTGTGGACAAAATTTGAAGCAGCAACCACTCACAGCATTCGTTTCAATGGCTCTGTTCTTCAAAAGACTGCTGAGAAAGGATTTCTTGACCGGTTAGACGAGGCTTCTGATGATTCAGTgtcattagtaaaattttga
- the LOC105157690 gene encoding clavaminate synthase-like protein At3g21360 yields the protein MPANLSFFAETKIPHQRNYGGDVFPAVLSPASVQSRNPSVLTAAVKEQKPWLDSLLHTHGAILFRGFDSLATASEFNNVVEAFGYEELPYVGGAAPRTNVVGRVFTANESPPDQKIPFHHEMAQVPQYPSKLFFFCEVEPADGGETPIVLSHVVYERMKEKYPDFVEKLEKHGLIYTRVLGEDDDPSSPIGRGWKSTFLTKDKSVAEERAAKLNMKLEWTEDGVKTIMGPIPAVKYDETRQRKIWFNSMVAAYTGWEDARNDPKKAVTFGDGNPLPGDIIYDCLKILEEESVAIPWQKGDVLLIDNLAVLHSRRPFTPPRRILASLCK from the exons ATGCCTGCAAATTTAAGCTTCTTCGCTGAAACCAAGATCCCACATCAGAGAAACTATGGCGGAGATGTTTTTCCGGCCGTGCTGTCTCCGGCGTCTGTACAATCCCGTAATCCGTCTGTTTTGACGGCGGCCGTTAAGGAGCAGAAGCCATGGCTGGACTCTCTTCTCCATACCCACGGGGCTATTCTATTTCGTGGGTTTGATTCTTTAGCTACTGCTTCGGAATTCAACAACGTCGTCGAAGCGTTTGGGTATGAGGAGCTGCCGTACGTCGGCGGCGCCGCTCCGAGGACTAACGTTGTTGGCCGGGTTTTTACTGCTAATGAGTCCCCGCCTGACCAGAAAATCCCTTTTCATCATGAAATGGCTCAG GTTCCCCAGTACCCTTCcaagttgtttttcttttgtgaagTAGAACCTGCTGATGGGGGTGAAACTCCCATTGTTCTCAGTCATGTTGTATATGAGAGAATGAAAGAGAAGTATCCAGACTTTGTCGAGAAGTTGGAGAAGCACGGACTGATATACACACGGGTTTTGGGAGAAGATGATGATCCTTCATCCCCGATAGGGCGTGGCTGGAAATCGACATTCTTGACGAAAGATAAGAGTGTGGCTGAGGAGAG AGCTGCTAAGTTAAACATGAAGCTGGAATGGACAGAGGATGGTGTGAAAACGATAATGGGACCAATCCCAGCTGTTAAATATGACGAAACAAGGCAGCGCAAGATTTGGTTCAACAGCATGGTGGCTGCCTATACTGGCTGGGAAGATGCACGAAATGATCCCAAGAAGGCAGTAACATTCGGCGATGGAAATCCTTTGCCAGGTGATATCATCTACGATTGTCTAAAAATCCTAGAAGAGGAAAGTGTTGCCATTCCATGGCAGAAAGGTGATGTATTGTTGATTGATAATTTGGCTGTTCTTCACTCTCGAAGACCGTTCACCCCTCCTCGCCGGATATTAGCCTCTCTTTGCAAGTAA
- the LOC105157691 gene encoding lysM domain receptor-like kinase 3, which produces MGSESASILIVLSLQLLFQALVLYSPAAEAYVAPLNCTDTTRLCSSFLAFKPSPEQTLPVIQSMFDVLQEDVTVEGNGRDYVFIRKNCSCASGLRKYLTNTTFTVRENNGSVYDLVIDSYDGLAYFPSNFTRAAKKGAVVSLRLMCGCSSGLWNYLMSYVMQDGDSVESLASRFGVSMDSIETVNGIANPDNFTVGELYYIPLNSVPGEPYPVKNDTVPAPAPAPSAENFVEDQMNHKTHVPYWWIIGSLAAGLALILVVVLLFVCLKGSQGSQAKDSDGKISHKFHILRNTSFCCASRRSICCKSGDWDHPHGESSNRQMNIPTVIGTDVFDVEKPVVFTYEEILSSTDGFSDSNLLGHGTYGSVYYGLLRDQEVAIKKMTATKTKEFMAEMKVLCKVHHTNLVELIGYAASGDELFLIYEYAQKGSLRNHLHDPQSKGHTSLSWIMRVQIALDTARGLEYIHEHTKPHYVHRDIKTSNILLDGGFRAKISDFGMAKLVMATNDGEESVTRVVGTYGYLAPEYLRDGLATNKSDVYAFGVVLFEMVSGKEAMTRSAERRSLVSIMVAALRNSPDSMTVSSLKDHIDPNLMDLYPHDCLFKMAMLAKQCVDDDPILRPDMKQVVISLSQILLSSVEWEATLAGNSQVFSGLVQGR; this is translated from the exons ATGGGTTCTGAAAGTGCGTCAATCTTGATAGTTCTTTCTCTGCAGCTCCTGTTCCAAGCTTTGGTTCTGTACTCTCCAGCAGCAGAAGCGTATGTTGCTCCACTCAATTGTACAGATACGACTCGCTTGTGCTCCTCTTTTCTTGCCTTCAAACCCTCTCCAGAGCAGACCCTTCCGGTGATCCAGAGCATGTTTGATGTATTGCAAGAAGATGTAACTGTTGAGGGCAATGGCAGGGACTATGTTTTCATCAGAAAGAACTGTTCTTGTGCTTCAGGATTGCGCAAGTACTTGACTAATACAACTTTTACTGTGAGAGAAAATAATGGGTCTGTTTACGATCTGGTgattgattcatatgatgGGTTGGCTTATTTTCCTTCAAACTTTACAAGGGCAGCCAAGAAAGGTGCTGTGGTGTCACTGAGGCTCATGTGTGGCTGCTCAAGTGGGCTGTGGAATTATCTGATGAGTTATGTGATGCAAGATGGAGACAGTGTTGAGTCTTTAGCGAGCAGGTTTGGGGTGAGCATGGATAGTATTGAGACTGTGAATGGGATTGCTAATCCTGATAATTTCACTGTTGGGGAACTTTACTATATACCTCTGAATTCTG TTCCTGGTGAGCCTTATCCTGTAAAGAATGATACAGTTCCAGCTCCGGCCCCAGCTCCGTCAGCTGAAAACTTTGTAG AAGATCAGATGAATCACAAGACTCACGTTCCTTATTGGTGGATCATTGGAAGTCTAGCTGCTGGTTTGGCTCTTATTCTTGTGGTGgtacttctttttgtttgtctcAAAGGATCCCAAGGAAGTCAAGCTAAAGATTCTGATGGAAAGATTTCACATAAATTTCACATTCTCCGAAACACAAGTTTCTGCTGTGCTTCAAGGCGGTCCATATGTTGCAAATCTGGGGATTGGGATCACCCTCATGGTGAATCTAGTAACCGCCAGATGAACATTCCTACAG TTATAGGGACTGATGTCTTTGACGTGGAGAAACCTGTAGTCTTCACATACGAGGAAATTCTATCTTCAACTGATGGGTTCTCTGATTCTAATCTTTTGGGGCATGGAACATACGGCTCAGTGTATTATGGCCTGCTCCGAGACCAG GAAGTTGCCATTAAGAAGATGACTGCTACGAAAACTAAAGAATTTATGGCAGAGATGAAAGTTCTCTGCAAAGTTCATCATACAAATTTG GTAGAATTGATTGGTTATGCAGCCAGCGGTGATGAACTGTTTCTCATATATGAATATGCTCAAAAGGGTTCACTCAGAAATCACTTGCATGATCCACAGAGCAAAG GTCATACATCACTATCCTGGATCATGAGGGTTCAAATAGCACTTGATACTGCTAGAGGCCTGGAATATATCCACGAGCACACAAAACCTCATTATGTCCATCGAGATATCAAAACAAGTAATATTCTACTAGATGGCGGCTTCAGAGCGAAG ATATCAGACTTTGGTATGGCAAAACTTGTCATGGCAACCAATGATGGGGAAGAGTCAGTCACCAGAGTTGTCGGAACATATGGTTATCTAGCTCCTGA ATACTTGAGGGATGGCTTGGCCACGAATAAAAGTGATGTTTATGCATTTGGGGTGGTACTATTTGAGATGGTCTCTGGAAAGGAGGCCATGACAAGAAGTGCTGAAAGGAGGTCATTAGTGTCGATT ATGGTGGCAGCTCTGAGGAATTCACCTGACTCCATGACTGTGTCAAGTTTGAAAGATCACATTGATCCTAATTTGATGGATTTGTATCCTCATGACTGTCTTTTCAAG ATGGCTATGTTGGCAAAGCAATGTGTGGACGACGATCCCATTTTGAGACCGGACATGAAGCAAGTAGTGATATCACTTTCGCAGATCCTATTGTCCTCAGTTGAGTGGGAAGCAACTCTTGCTGGTAACAGCCAAGTATTCAGCGGACTCGTTCAAGGAAGATAG
- the LOC105157692 gene encoding auxin-responsive protein IAA26 produces the protein MEGYSRKDPQLLDLIPKDSECFVAKRAEEEATRHHGVSEEKKLELSLGPPGGGDYWTITKTSNESLLSFPTYFSTNPCVKSPWQHQTFLHHLQSAAQLPLPAMKESPPQPCTNRAAAVELQSAEKKKAFSPAPANTAVHNTSSAQKRTAPAPVVGWPPIRSFRKNIATGSSSKLASESPNAAADKDSGPKPAENSPRTLFVKINMDGIPIGRKVDLKAYNSYEKLACAVDELFRGLVAAQSEVCAGGIKDDEGGKGKVIGGLLDGSGEYTLVYEDNEGDRMLVGDVPWHMFVSTVRRLRVLKSSELPRLSRGSKEGKLSLNA, from the exons ATGGAAGGGTACTCAAGAAAAGATCCACAGTTGCTGGATTTGATTCCAAAAGATAGCGAGTGTTTTGTTGCAAAAAGGGCAGAAGAAGAAGCAACAAGGCATCATGGGGTTTCAGAGGAGAAAAAGCTTGAGCTGAGTCTTGGTCCACCAGGTGGAGGAGACTACTGGACCATCACCAAAACCTCAAATGaatctcttctctcttttcccACCTATTTTTCAACCAACCCTTGTGTGAAATCCCCATGGCAGCACCAAACTTTTCTTCATCATCTCCAATCTGCTGCTCAGCTTCCTCTTCCTGCCATGAAGGAATCACCACCACAGCCCTGCACCAATAGAGCAGCAGCTGTGGAGTTGCAGAGTGCAGAAAAGAAGAAGGCATTTTCACCAGCTCCTGCAAACACAGCTGTGCACAACACTAGCAGCGCTCAGAAAAG GACTGCTCCAGCTCCGGTGGTGGGATGGCCTCCCATTCGTTCATTCCgaaaaaatattgcaaccGGCAGCTCTTCTAAGCTAGCCTCTGAATCACCAAATGCGGCTGCCGACAAAGATTCCGGCCCGAAACCTGCTGAAAATAGCCCAAGAACTCTGTTTGTGAAGATCAACATGGATGGAATTCCCATTGGTAGAAAAGTTGATCTCAAAGCTTACAATAGCTATGAAAAGCTAGCCTGTGCTGTGGACGAGCTCTTCAGAGGCCTTGTTGCAG CTCAAAGTGAAGTTTGTGCTGGTGGAATCAAAGATGACGAGGGAGGGAAAGGAAAGGTGATCGGAGGTTTATTGGACGGGAGTGGAGAATATACCCTTGTGTATGAGGATAATGAAGGTGACAGAATGCTTGTTGGGGATGTCCCTTGGCA CATGTTTGTATCGACAGTCAGGAGATTACGTGTGTTGAAAAGCTCGGAGCTGCCCCGACTATCTC GTGGAAGTAAAGAGGGGAAGCTCTCTCTCAATGCATGA
- the LOC105157693 gene encoding hexokinase-1 produces the protein MKQGMGKVAVGAAVIGAAAVVGVAALVVRQRMKNSSRWARAMAILKEFEEKCATPEAKLRQVADALTVEMHAGLASEGGSKLKMLISYVDSLPTGNEEGAFYALDLGGTNFRVLRVQLGGKTGGIVHQEFAEVSIPPALMSGTSDALFDYIVENLASFVAEEEHRFQQPPDRQKELGFTFSFPVMQTSLNTGTIIGWTKGFSISDAVGQDVVAELTKALKRKGVEMRVAALVNDTIGTLAGGRYSNKDVCIAVILGTGTNAAYVERAQAIPKWHGPLPQSGEMVINMEWGNFRSSHLPLTEYDQTLDVESLNPGDQIFEKLTSGMYLGEILRRVLLKMAQEASLFGDTVPPKLKTPSILRTPDMSAMHHDQSSDLRVVASTLKDVFEISNTSLKTRRVVVELCNIIATRGARLAAAGIFGVLKKMGRDTLREGGGKTAIAMDGGLYEHYTKYRECLEKTLQELLGTETAATIVVEHANDGSGIGAALLAASNSHYRGDEASSGDKPSPTPETFT, from the exons atgaagcagGGAATGGGGAAGGTAGCGGTGGGCGCCGCGGTGATCGGAGCCGCTGCCGTGGTGGGAGTGGCGGCGCTGGTGGTGCGCCAGCGTATGAAGAATTCCAGCAGGTGGGCTCGGGCTATGGCTATTCTGAAGGAGTTTGAGGAGAAGTGTGCAACCCCTGAGGCCAAATTGAGGCAGGTGGCTGATGCCTTGACGGTGGAGATGCATGCTGGATTGGCATCTGAGGGTGGCAGCAAGCTCAAGATGTTGATCAGCTACGTTGATAGTCTCCCAACAgg CAATGAGGAAGGAGCCTTTTATGCTCTAGATCTTGGTGGTACAAACTTCCGTGTGCTCCGAGTCCAATTAGGAGGCAAAACAGGCGGTATTGTTCATCAGGAATTTGCTGAGGTTTCAATTCCGCCTGCATTAATGAGTGGGACTTCagat GCACTTTTTGATTATATTGTGGAAAACCTTGCTAGTTTCGTGGCTGAAGAAGAACATAGATTTCAGCAACCACCTGATAGACAGAAAGAACTGGGTTTCACGTTCTCATTCCCTGTGATGCAAACTTCATTAAATACTGGAACTATTATTGGGTGGACGAAGGGCTTTTCTATTAGTGATGCC GTTGGCCAAGATGTGGTAGCAGAACTGACAAAGGCCTTGAAAAGAAAGGGTGTTGAAATGCGGGTGGCTGCTCTG GTTAATGATACAATTGGAACATTAGCTGGAGGAAGATATAGCAACAAAGACGTTTGTATTGCCGTCATATTGGGTACTGGAACAAATGCTGCATACGTAGAACGTGCCCAAGCAATCCCAAAGTGGCATGGTCCTTTGCCTCAAAGCGGAGAAATg GTTATAAACATGGAGTGGGGTAACTTTAGGTCATCACATCTTCCGCTTACAGAGTACGACCAGACATTGGATGTTGAAAGTTTAAACCCTGGTGACCAG ATATTTGAGAAGTTGACATCTGGAATGTACTTGGGGGAAATTCTTCGGAGAGTTTTACTTAAGATGGCTCAAGAAGCTTCCTTGTTTGGTGACACAGTCCCACCCAAACTCAAAACTCCATCCATATTGAG GACACCAGATATGTCAGCGATGCACCATGACCAATCCTCTGATCTGAGAGTGGTAGCCAGCACACTGAAGGATGTATTCGAG ATATCAAATACATCTCTCAAGACAAGGAGAGTCGTGGTCGAGCTCTGCAACATCATCGCCACACGTGGGGCACGCCTTGCTGCTGCCGGCATCTTTGGGGTATTGAAGAAAATGGGACGGGACACTTTGCGGGAAGGTGGTGGCAAGACGGCCATAGCCATGGACGGAGGACTCTACGAGCACTACACCAAATACAGGGAGTGCTTGGAGAAAACGTTGCAGGAGTTGCTCGGAACGGAAACCGCAGCAACCATTGTGGTCGAGCATGCAAACGACGGTTCAGGCATTGGTGCTGCTCTTCTTGCTGCCTCGAACTCACATTACAGAGGGGACGAGGCATCGTCGGGAGACAAACCGTCCCCCACGCCGGAGAcatttacttaa